The following proteins are encoded in a genomic region of Ostrea edulis chromosome 7, xbOstEdul1.1, whole genome shotgun sequence:
- the LOC125656954 gene encoding uncharacterized protein LOC125656954, whose protein sequence is MAVWSFLLGVCTIALFMGKTECSHESIGKYCYYSMNYFNYYCENKCDTDPDIGPIIGIVIGGVVGLAIIIGITICASLSIYNKRQKNVRPGDGGFIFSTNRTYQPRANLVPNGVPSAFGY, encoded by the exons ATGGCGGTTTGGTCATTCCTTCTTGGAGTATGCACGATTGCCTTGTTTATGG GTAAAACCGAGTGCAGTCATGAAAGCATAGGCAAATACTGTTACTACAGCATGAACTATTTCAACTATTACTGTGAAAACAAGTG CGACACAGACCCTGACATTGGGCCTATTATTGGGATTGTTATTGGAGGAGTAGTCGGCCTTGCGATCATCATTGGGATTACAATCTGTGCGTCGCTCAGTATATACAACAAACGACAAAAGAACGTCCGTCCCGGCGACGGGGGCTTCATTTTCTCCACGAACAGGACCTACCAACCCCGTGCAAATCTAGTTCCGA
- the LOC130048176 gene encoding uncharacterized protein LOC130048176, producing MDNIHWTYLLPAFLLFLDRISLGSCDHDCYNYYYLEEDCTVFWNGGKIAAIVVGSIVAILIIAVIIAVICVKCCKTTKRGSVINPGGGSANQVTFNQGHINQPQTFTTGYSYTAPSGNFSHTVLQTSTTFPGQSSYIGDVPLPPTYNDVVTNGPYPTKS from the exons ATGGATAACATACACTGGACCTATTTGCTTCCAGCATTCCTGTTGTTTTTAGATCGAATCA GTCTTGGATCCTGTGACCATGATTGCTACAACTATTATTATCTTGAGGAAGACTGCAC AGTATTCTGGAATGGAGGAAAGATAGCTGCCATCGTGGTTGGATCCATCGTAGCTATTCTAATCATCGCCGTTATCATCGCTGTTatttgtgtcaaatgctgtaaGACGACAAAACGTGGCTCCGTGATAAATCCAGGCGGAGGTAGTGCAA ATCAAGTAACCTTCAACCAAGGTCACATCAATCAGCCCCAGACCTTCACCACTGGATACTCCTATACAGCGCCATCTGGCAACTTCTCCCACACCGTTCTCCAAACATCCACGACGTTTCCTGGTCAGAGTTCGTACATAGGGGATGTCCCTCTGCCTCCAACGTATAACGATGTTGTGACAAACGGTCCATACCCCACTAAATCCTGA